GTCGAGCAGGAACTCGTACATCTCCGAGCCGACGCGCCGCCCGTAGTTCAGGTCGAGCGACAGGAACCGCACCTCGTTCATCCGCTCGGCCGGCCCGACCGCCGCGGGGCTCCGCGCGTGGTAGTACTCGCTCGACTCGCTCTGCACGAAGATCGCGTCGGGCCGCACGGCGAGGATCGCGCGCATCGCGAGCACGTTGGCCCGCACGACGTGCTTGAGCGCGGTCACGAACGGCCGCTCGCCGGCGAGTTGCTCGTTCCACCAGCCGTAGTACGCCGAGAAGAGCGCGCACACGTACATCTCGTTGACCGGCGTGTAGAACTGGACCCACGGGAACCGCTCCGCGAACGCGCGCGCGTACGCGGCGAAGCGCTCCGGGAAGTCGGGGTTCTGGAAATCCCCGAGCCAGTCGGGCACCCCGAAGTGGCAGAGGTCGACGATCGGCGTGACGTCGCGCCGCCGCAGGTCGCCGAAGGTCAGGTCCGCGAAGGTCCAGTCGCAGCGCCCGTCGCCGAGCCAGGTCGTGTGGATCGGCGGTCCGTAGCGGAGGAAGGTGGTGCCGAGATCCTCGACGAGGTCGAAGTCGGTCCGCCAGTGCGCGTAGTGGCCGCACTTGGCCATCTCGTCCACCCGCACGCGGCCGCCGTGCGCGTCCCGGATGGTCGGGTAGCTGTTCTCGATGCCGGTGGCGAACAGGAAGTGATTCCCGCTCGGGGAGCGGTGCATGCCGGGCGGGGTGAGGGTCGTCGGCGGCCGACGCCGGACCGCGGCGGCCGGCGCGCCTCACGCAACGGCCGCGCCCGGCGTGGGACGGCCGTCGCCGACGGCACGCGCCCGGGACGAAAACTTCTCTTAACGCCCGGCCGCCGGGCCGCCGCCGGGCTGACGACCACGCCCCGCGCGTCGCGGCCGGAAGAGCGCCTTGGCCACGACGAGCGTCCCGGCGAGTAGCGTGACGCCCGCGTTCGTGAGAATGACGGGCAGCTGCGCGGTGAGCAGGCCGTAGACGAGCCAGAGCGCGCCCGACACGCCCAGCAGGGTCACGAGTCCCCACGACAGGTCGTCCACGTGCCGCGTGCGGTACGCGCGGCCGACCTGCGGCACGAGCGAGAGCACGGTCAGCGCGCCGGCGGCGTAGCCGATGTAGGGCGTCAGTCGCACGCCCGCGAACCCGGCGGCGGCGCTCACCGCGGCGCTCACGCGATGAACGCGCCGATCACGCGGGCGAGATCCGCGGGCGCCTCGACCGGCACGAGGTGCCCGACGTGCGGGACGTCGACCATGCGCGCGCCGGCGACGCGGTCCCGCACCTCGCGCTCGAGCATCGCGTGCGCCATCACGGGGTCCTCCCCGCCCGCGACGACGAGCGTGGGCACGTTCACGCGCGGCGCCAGCGCCGCGAGGTCCTCGCGGCTCCCCTCCCGCATCCACGCGTCCCACGCGGGGCGCGACGTGCGCAGGCTGTCGGCGACGATCTGGTCGAACGCGGCCGGGGCGAGCGGGCGCATCGTGATCCGGCGCGCCGTCTCGACCGCGGCCGCGCGGTCGCCGTAGGTGGCGAGCGTGCGCGCCCGGCTCGCCTCGGTCATCGGCTCCGGCGTCGGGGGCGAGGGCGCGACGAGGACGAGCCCCGCGAGCCCGGCCGGCCGCCGCGCCGCGAGCGCCAGCGCGACCTTGCCGCCCATCGAGTGCCCGACGAGCACGTACGGGCCGGACGAGCCATCCAGCCCGAGCCCGAGGACTAACGCCGCGACGTCGTCGGCGGAGTCGCCGACCGTGTAGCCGGTGGGCGGCGCCGGCGAGTCGCCGAAGCCACGCAGGTCGGCGGCGACGCAGCGGTGGCGCGGCGCGAGCGCGGCGACCACCGCGTCCCAGGCGCGCGACGACCCGGCGTAGTAGTGCAGGAAGACGAGCGCCGGACTGCCGGCCCCGGCCTCGGACCGGTGCAGCGCGACCGGCGCACTCACCGACGCGCGGTACTCGTCGGCGGCAGCACGGCGGGCAGCTCCGCCCCGACCCGCGCGGTGATGACCGACTTGATCCCGCCGCGCACGGCGAAGTCCCCCACCACCTCCATCGCCTTCGGCTCGACCGCCGCCGCGAGGTCGTCGAGGATCCGGTTCACCGCGCGCTCGTAGAACACGCCGTCGTTCCGAAAGCTCCAGAGATAGAGCTTCAACGATTTGAGTTCCACGCACTTCGCCGCCGGGACGTAGCGGATGTGGATCGTCGCGAAGTCGGGGGCCCCGCCCTCGAGCGCGCGCAGGTCGGTGGCGTCCCCTTCGATCCCGCCGAGCGGGCAGAGCGAGGTGAACTCGGGGCACTCCATCCGGACGTCGTAGTCGCGGTCGGGGTACGGGTTGGCGAAGGTTTCGAGCAGTTCGGGCTTGGGCATGTCGGAAAACGAACGGAAGGACAGGCGAACTCGCGGCGCGGGCCGTTGGTGGGGCGGGTGGGACCGCGCGGTTGGTGCGGCGCTGTTGATCTGGCGCTGTTGGTGAAACGCTGTTGATACCACGCTGTTGGAACGGCGGGGTACGACCAGGGCGGCGCCGCGGCCCGGGTACTCCTCCTCTACCGCCGTCTCAACAGCGCCCTATCAACAGCGCCGCACCAACAGCATCCCACCAACCGCGCGGTATCAACCGCGCGGTCCCACCCGCCCCACCAAGAGCGCCCCGACCGCGCCCGCTACTGCCCCCGCAGCTTCTTCGCCGTCTCGTCGAGCAGCTGCCGCTCCTCGCCGGTGAGACTCTCGATCCCCGTCGCCGAGATCTTATCGAGCAGCCGGTCGAGCGTGTCCGCGCGCGACCCGGCGGCCCCGACCCCCGCGACCGGCGTCGCGACCCGGCGCGGAGGCCGCGGCGGCACCGCACTTGGTGGTCCCCCCGTGGACGGTAGGGCGCCGCTCGGCCCCGGCGTACCCGGCGCCCCACCGCTCGACGTGCCGCGGGCCGGCGTTCCCGGCGGCAACACGGGCGGCGGCGCGCTCGGCGGGGCCGTGCCCGCAGGCGGGACCGCCGGCGGGACCGCGCCGCCGGTCGTCGGCGGCGCGGTCGGTGGCGTGGCGTCCGGCGGGGTGGCGGCCGGTGGCATGGCAGGCGGGCGTGGGGTCGACGGCCGGGGCGCCGGGGCCGGCGGGCGCGCGGTCAGGGCGCGACTCTGCTCCACGGCCTGGTCGGCCGCGCTCCCGCGCTCGCGCACCTGGCCGTCCCGCCCGCGGGCGTCGCGCCCGTCGCGGTCGCGCGGCGCGCCGCGCGGCACCGCGCGCGGCAGCCCGTCGACGATGTCCGGCGCGGGCGCGACGCGCTGGCGCAGCCGGTCCACGTCGGGCGCGGCGGGGCGGAACAGCCAGAGTGCCGCGAACACGAACCCGCCGAGGTGCGCGAGGTGCGCCGTCCCGCCCATCGCGGAGCCCGGCGCGACGTCGAGCACCCCCATCACGAGGTTGATCGCGGCCAGGAACGCCACGAGCCACCACACCTTCATCGGCACGACGCCGAAGAAGAGCGCCTCGTCGTCCGGCCAGCGCAGCGCGTAGGCGAGCAGGACGCCGAAGATCGCCGCCGACGCGCCGACGAGCAGCGAGGGCCCGCGCGTGAACACCGCGTGCGCCGCCGCCCCGCCGAGCCCGCACCAGACGTAGAACGCGGCGAACGCCTTCGTCCCCCACGCCCGCTCCAGCCGCGGCCCGAACACCCACAGCGTGTACAGGTTGAGCGCCAGGTGCCAGAACCCGGCGTGCACGAACATGTACGTGAACGCCGTCCACCACGCGCCGCCCAGCGGCGCAGCCGTCGCCGCCACCGTCCCGCCCGCGAAGCCGAGCAGCTCGGGCAGGTCGCGCTGCACGGTGAGCTGCAGGAACGCGACCGCGACGTTGGCCACGACGAGCCAGAGCACGGCCGGCGGTACCGCCTGTCCGGAGCGGGGCAGGCCGGCGTCCCCGCCGGTCGGGTCGTAAGGCGTGACGTAGGACGACATGCGGAAACCAGGCGGCAGTGACGGCGCGGGGCGCCGCGCGTGAGGAGCGGTCGAAGGCCCCGGGTTCAGAAACCCCGGGCGGGGGCGGCGGTTCCGGCGGCGGGAACGCCGCCGGCGGGGGCGGCACCAGCGGCGTGCGTCACCGCCAACCGCACGATTTCTTCACACAGCGCACCAAAATCGAGCCCCGCCGCCGCCGCCCCCTGCGGCAGCAGGCTCAGCTCGGTCATCCCCGGCAGCGTGTTCACCTCCAGGCAGTGGCCGAGCTGCGCCGCGTCCAGCCGGAAGTCTACGCGCGCGTACCCGCGCAGGCCGAGCGCGTCGAAGGCGAGCCGCGCCTGCCGCTGTAGCGCCGACGCGACCGCCGGCGGCAGGTCGGCGACGCGCTCCTCGGTCATCCCCGCCGTGTACTTGCACTCGTAGTCGTAGATCTCGTGCGAGGGAAGGATCTCGATCACCGGCAGCTCGCGGTCGCCGAGCACGCCGACCGTGAGCTCGCGGCCGGCGACGAAGCGTTCGACCATCACCTCGTCGTCGTAGCGCGCCGCGAGGTCCACGGCCGGCCAGAGTGCGTCCGCGTCGCGCACCACGGTCAGGGCCACGCTCGACCCCTGCTTGCTCGGCTTGACGATCACCGGCAATCCCAGTGCCCCGAGCGCTTCGGCCGCGAACGCCCGCCGGCCGGCCGCGTCGGCGCCGAGCGGGGCCATGCGCCAGTCGGCCGTCTCCACACCCGCGGCGCGGAAAACGAGCTTGGAGCGGTGCTTGTCCATCGCGAGCGCGGAGCCGAGGTGGCCGCTCCCGGTATACGGGACGCCGGCCAGATCGAGCAGCGCCTGCAGCGTACCGTCCTCCCCCTGGCCGCCGTGTAGAGCGAGCAGCAGCACGTCGGCGTCCTGCACGGCCGGCCACGTGGCGAGCGCGGGCGGGATGCCGGCGCGCTCACCCCGGCCCCGCGCGCCCTCCCCGAGCGCCGCGAGCGCGTCGAGTGACGGGGGCGCCGTGCCGACCCCGGCCGCGAGCAGCGCCTCCTCGGCGGCGCGCGACAGCACGCCCTCGGCGTCTACGGCCGCGGGGTCGACGCAGGTGACCGTGTGGCCGCGGGCGCGCAGCGCGCCCGCGATCCGCAGCCCCGAGGCGAGCGAAACGTCGCGCTCGGCGGAATAGCCGCCGAGCACCACCGCGATGTTCATCCGCTACCGGGCCATCAGGAACTGCAGCATGTCCCCGCGCGTGACGATCCCGACCACGCGCCCCCCCTCCGCGACGAGCAGCGCCGGCGTGGTCTTCGAGAGCAGCTTGGTCACCGCGTCCGCCGGCTCCTCCGCCCCGACGACCGGGAACGGCTCGTCCATCACCTCGCCCACCGTCGCGTCGAGGAAGCGCGTGCTCTCGAGCGAGCGCGTCGTCAGGAACTGCTCGGTCACGCTGCCGACGCAGGCGTCCCCGTCCATCACCGGGAGCTGCGACACGTCGTGCAGGCGCATCAGGCCTAACGCCTGCCGCACGAGCGCGCCCGGCGCGGTCGCGACGAGCGTCGACGGCGCGGTCCCGTCGCCCTGCGCCTTGCCGGCGACGAGCGCGCCGAGCGTGACGCGGTCCGGCTCGAGGAGCTGGTTCTCGCGCATCCACTCGTCGTTGTAGAGCTTCGAGAGGTAGCGCTCGCCCGTGTCGCAGAGGAAGGTCACGACGCACGCGTTCGGGTCGTCGAGGCGCCGCGCGAGGGCCAGCGCCGCGTGCGCGATGAGCCCGGCCGAGCCGCCGACGAAGAGCCCCTCCTCGCGCGTCAGCCGGCGGGCGGCGGCGAAGGCGTCGCGGTCGCTCACCGTGACGTAGTCGTCGAGGACCGCGAGGTCGAGCGTCGCCGGCAGCTTGTCCTGCCCGATCCCCTCGACCTTGAACGGCGCCGGCTCCCCCGCGGGCGCGCGCGGGTCGCGGCCCTGCCGCCAGAGCGCGGCGAGGATCGACCCCACCGGGTCGGCGGCGATGATCTGGATGTCGGGGTTCCGCTCCTTCAGGTAGCGGCCCACGCCAGACAACGTGCCGCCCGTGCCCGCCGCGGCGACGAAGTGCGTGATCCGCCCGCCCGTCTGCTCCCACAGCTCGGGGCCCGTCGTCGCGTAGTGCGCGTCCGGGTTCGCCTGGTTGTCGAACTGGCCGGCCAGGATCGCGCCCGGCGTCTCCTTGGCGATCCGCTTGGCCATCATCACGTAATTGTCCGGGTGGTCCGGCGGGACCGCCGTCGGCGTGATGATGACCTCGGCGCCGAACGCCTTGAGCAGGCGCACCTTTTCCTGGCTCATCTTGTCCGGCATCGTGAAGATGCACTTGTAGCCCCGCATCGCCGCCGCGATCGCGAGTCCGACGCCGGTGTTGCCGCTCGTCCCCTCGACGATCGTCCCGCCGGGCCGGAGCGCCCCCGCGCGCTCGGCCGCCTCGACGATCGGCAGGCCGATGCGGTCCTTCACCGACCCGCCCGGGTTGAAGAACTCCGCCTTGCCGTAGAGCGGCGTGCGGGTGCTCCGCCCGAAGCGCGCGAGCCGGATGAGGGGCGTCCAGCCGATCGTCTCGAGGACCGAAGCGTAGGGGGTGCGGTGCCGGACGTGCGGGTCCGTCAGCGTGTCGACGGGCGAGAGCAGAGTGGCCATGGGACGGATCCTAAATGAGTCACCCGGGACGGAACGCCGCCGCCGGGTGACGGAAGTGCACGGGAAAGAGCAGCGGGGCGGCGACGGGGTGACCGGCGTGGCGCGCGGGCGTGAAATCCAGCCGCACGCTCCCGGCCACGGCCGCCGAATCGAGCAGACGCACGCCAGACGTTTCCGCCACGCGCGTGCTCTCGGGGCGGACGCGGCCGGACGCATCGACCCAGAGGCGGAGCGTCACGTCGCCCTGGGCCCGACGCGCGTAGAGCGCGCCGGGATACCGGAAGGGTAGCCGGGCGTTGCGCATCCGCGGGGGCGTGTCGTCGGGCACACTCGTTGCGCCCTGGGCGGCCGCCGCCGATGATCCCGGAACGGAATCGGGGCGCGCGGGTGTTGGAGTGTCTTTCGTACGCGAGGCGGGCCCGGGCGGCGTGACGTCGCCGCGCGGCGTCGCGTCCCGGGCGGACGAATCCAATGCCGCCGGCGCGTCCGGAGGCTCGCGTCCCGCGTCGCCGCGTCCGCAGGCCCCGAGCACGATGAACGCGAGCACGGCGGCGCGCATAGGACTCGCAATCTAGCGTTCCCTTTGGTTCCGGACCCGGCGCTGCCCGCGGTCGCCGTCCCTCACTCGGTCAGCTCCTTCATGTCTGCGATCCGTCTCGACCGTCCGGTCGACCGCCCCGCCGGGCGCCGCGCGCGCACCTCCTTCCTGGCCGGGGCGCTCGCCGCGCTCGCGTCGGTCGTCGCCGCCTGCAGCGACTCGACGGGGACCGGGACCACCCCGAAGGACACGACCTGCGCCAACTACAGTTGCAGCGTCACCGCGACGGCCTCGGTCGGCGACACGGTCCTCTTCAACGTGCGCGTGCCCGGCGGCGCGGCGAGCGACAACGTGGGCCCCGGCACCGGGGCCTGCGACGCGCCCAACCTCGTCAAGTCGCGCGTCGCCGCGGTCTCCAACCACGCGGTCATCGTCGTCGACACGCGCAACCCGACGAACGGACTCACCGACGCCTACTACGCGACGATCGCGCAGTCGTTCGACACGCTCGTCTGGCCGGTCGACACGCGCCACTTCGGCACGCCGGTCGACGTCGACAACAACGGCCGCGTCATCGCGTACTTCACGCGCGCGGTCAACGGCCTCACGCCGGCCCACTCGCAGTCGTACGTCGGCGGGTTCTTTTACAGCCGCGATCTGTTCCCGACGGTGTCCAAGACGATCGGCAACGCCTCGTTCCAGGGCTGCGCGGGGAGCAACGCGGCGGAGCTCTTCTACCTGCTCGCCCCCGACCCGACCGGCGTCGTGAACGGCAACGTGCGCGACACGGCCTTCATCCGCCGCGTCTCGGTCGGCACCATGGCGCACGAGTTCCAGCACCTCATCAGCGCCGAACGCCGGCTGTTCGTCCTCGACGCCAACAGCTACGACGAGGAGGTGTGGCTCAACGAGGGGATGAGCCACATCGCCGAGGAGCTCACCTTCTACCGCTCGGCCAACTACTCGCCGTCGGGCGAGCCGGGCCAGTCGCCGCGCGCCGACCTCACCGCACAGGCCATCTACGACGCGAACGCGATCAGCCCGCTGGCCGCCTTCGGGTTCCAGAACCTCGCCCGGTACAGCTACTACCTCGCCTCCACCGAGACGTATTCGCCGTACACGGAAAACGACTCGCTCGAGACGCGCGGCGCGACCTGGAGCTTCCTGCGCTACACCTTGGACCGCGCGGGCAGCACCGACAGCGCGCTCACCTACCCGCTCGTGAACAGCCCGGACACGGGGCTCGTGAATCTCGCCACCGTGATCGCGGCCCACGGCGGCACGAGCGCGGGCGTCCCGCTCGACACGTGGTTTCGCGACTGGGCGGTCGCGAACTACGCCGACGGCCTCGTCTCGACGGCGAGCCAGTACGCGCAGCCGAGTTGGGACTTCCGGAGCGTGCTGACCGGGTTCAAGCTCACCGACGGCACGTACTTCAACGGCGGCATCTACCCGCTCGCCACGCGCACGCTCGCCAACGGGACGGCGCAGACGCTCTCGCTCACCGGCGGCGGCGCAGCGTACTTCGTCTTCTCGGTGCCGGCGGGGAGCAGCGCGGCGGTGACCGTGACGGGCGGCGGCGCCAACGCGCTGCCGACCACCACGCGGCTCGCGCTCGTCCAGACGTCGGGCCCCAACGCGGGCGCCGTCACGACGGTCGACGGACCCGGGAACGGCGCGGGCACGGTCAGCCTCGCCAACAGCTCGGGCGCCGCGATCAACGCCGCGCTCGTCGTCTTCAACGCGGCGCAGCCCGCGACGTCGTCGCAGACGGTCATCGTCATCGGCACGAGCATCGCCGCGCCGTTGGGCAGCGTCGCCTCGTCGGGCGCCTCGGTGGCGTACACGCGGGGCCGGGTCGGCCCGACGATCGCGTCGCTCGCCGGCGCCTCCTTCTCGGCGTCGCGCGAGCCGGTGATGAGCGACGCGGCCGTGATGCGCCGCCTCCAGGCGTCGAGCCGCGTCACGCTCGCGCCGCGCGCGATGGCCGTGCGCGCGCTCTACCAACACGCGCGGCGCACGGGCGACTTCAGCGCGTGGGCGCAGCAGCGCTACGTGCCGGGCACGGTCAAGGGGCTCGTCGTGCCGGTGGGGGCGGGGACGACGGGCGGCGGCGTGGTGCACTGAGCCGGGCGGAGACGTTCGGACGCGAGAAGCGGGGGCGGCCATCACGGCCGCCCCCGCTGTGGCATCCTGAGCCCTGTCATCCTGAGCGCAGCGAAGGACCTTGCGTGCGCACTCGGGAGCGGCGTGCCGTTAGGCCGACGCCGACGCGTCCCGTACGGCTCCTCCGCGAGGAGCACGAGATCCTTCGCTGCGCTCAGGATGACCGCGGGCCGCGCACGCAGGGCCGGCCTCCACCCGTGTCCGATGCTCGTGACTACCGCCGGTCCAGTCGCACCTCGTACAGCCGGGCGTAGTTCTTCCCGGTCACGTACAGCTTGTCCTGCGCCGCGTCGTAGGCGATCCCGTTCAGCACGTCCTCCTTGCCCGTGCGGTCGGTCGCCAGCGGGAGGGTGCTGAGGTCGATCCAGCCGGTGACCGCGCCCGTCTTGGGGTCGATGCGGACGATCTGCTGGCTCTGCCAGATGTTGGCGAGGAGCTCGCCCTTGACCCACTCGAGTTCGTTCAGCTGCGAGACGGGCGACGCCCCGTCGTGCACGTCGAGCGTGCGGCGCACGGCGAACGTCTTCGGGTCGAGGAAGCGGAGGCGCGCGGTGCCGTCGCTCATGATGAGCGACTCGCCGTCGGTCGTGAGCCCCCACCCCTCGCCGTAGTACGTGAACGTCTGCGGGCGCGGCGCGAAGGTGGCGAGGTCGTAGGTGAACGCCTTGCCGTTCTTCCAGGTGAGCTCGTAGAGCACGTCGCCGAACGCGACGATCCCCTCGCCGAAGTACTTGGGGTCGAGCGGGCGCCGCAGTTCGACGGTGCCGGTGGCGAGGTCGGTGCGGCGGATGTCGCTCTTGCCTTCGAGGCCCGTCCCCTCGTAGAGCTTCCCGTCCTTGATGAACAGCCCCTCGGTGAACGCCGCGGGGTCGTGCGGGTAGCTGCGCACGACGGTGGCGACGTAGTTGGCGGGGCCGGTGGGAGTCGCGGAGGCGGTTGCGCTGTCGGCGGGCGGGGCGGCGTCGTTGCCGCGGCAGGACATCGCGAGCAGGGCGGTGAGGGCGATCGCGAGCGGACGTATCACGGAGGAGTGGCCTGAGCCTGCGCGGCGAGCCGGGCGAGGAGTTCGAGCGCCTGCATCGGCGTGAGGTGGTTCGGGTCGACCGCGCGGAGCGCCTCGAGCGCCGGGTGCGGGGCCGGCGGCGGGGCGAATAGCGGGAGTTGATCCGCGGGCGCGACCGGTGATACCCGTCGCGCGCGGCGACGGCCGTCGCCCGCCGGTCCCTCCGTCGCCGGCCCGTCCGCCGCCGGCGGGTGCTGCTGCGCCTCCAACGTCGCGAGCACCGCCTTCGCCCGCGCGATCACCGGCGCGGGGAGCCCCGCCAGTCGGCCGACCTCGATCCCGTACGAGCGGTCCGCGCCGCCCGGGACGAGCCGGTGCAGAAAGAGCACGCGGTCCTCGGTCTCGCGCACGAGCACCGTCATGTTGCGCGCCGCCGCGAGGTCGTCGGCGAGCGCGACGAGCTCGTGGTAGTGCGTCGCGAACACCGTCTTGCACCCCACCGCGTCGTGCAGGTGCTCGCTCACGCTCCAGGCGATCGAGACGCCGTCGTAGGTGCTCGTGCCGCGCCCGATCTCGTCCAGCAGCACGAGCGAGCGGCGCGTCGCGGCGGCGAGGATCGCCGCCGTCTCGGTCATCTCGACCATGAACGTCGACTGCCCGCGCACGAGGTTGTCGCTTGCCCCGACGCGCGTGAACAGCCGGTCGACGACGCCGACCCGCGCGCGCGACGCGGGGACGAAGCTCCCCACCTGCGCCATCAGCACGATGAGCCCCGTCTGCCGGAGC
The Gemmatimonadetes bacterium T265 genome window above contains:
- a CDS encoding glycoside hydrolase family 1; this encodes MHRSPSGNHFLFATGIENSYPTIRDAHGGRVRVDEMAKCGHYAHWRTDFDLVEDLGTTFLRYGPPIHTTWLGDGRCDWTFADLTFGDLRRRDVTPIVDLCHFGVPDWLGDFQNPDFPERFAAYARAFAERFPWVQFYTPVNEMYVCALFSAYYGWWNEQLAGERPFVTALKHVVRANVLAMRAILAVRPDAIFVQSESSEYYHARSPAAVGPAERMNEVRFLSLDLNYGRRVGSEMYEFLLDNGMTRDEYHWFFGQGLKPHCVMGNDYYVTNEHLMNADGTSEAAGEVFGYHVITSQYYARYGLPVMHTETNLAQGPAGDEAVRWLRKEWANVMRVRNDGVPILGFTWYSLTDQVDWDTALREDNGTVNPLGLYDLDRRVRPVGVAYRELIREWREVLPMQSMVLTLPAFPPSRQNDPLVRQIRTYAGARNAAVTAALANAAPSPAPASPPTPEPTP
- a CDS encoding hydrolase, giving the protein MVAALAPRHRCVAADLRGFGDSPAPPTGYTVGDSADDVAALVLGLGLDGSSGPYVLVGHSMGGKVALALAARRPAGLAGLVLVAPSPPTPEPMTEASRARTLATYGDRAAAVETARRITMRPLAPAAFDQIVADSLRTSRPAWDAWMREGSREDLAALAPRVNVPTLVVAGGEDPVMAHAMLEREVRDRVAGARMVDVPHVGHLVPVEAPADLARVIGAFIA
- a CDS encoding glutaminyl-peptide cyclotransferase, with translation MIRPLAIALTALLAMSCRGNDAAPPADSATASATPTGPANYVATVVRSYPHDPAAFTEGLFIKDGKLYEGTGLEGKSDIRRTDLATGTVELRRPLDPKYFGEGIVAFGDVLYELTWKNGKAFTYDLATFAPRPQTFTYYGEGWGLTTDGESLIMSDGTARLRFLDPKTFAVRRTLDVHDGASPVSQLNELEWVKGELLANIWQSQQIVRIDPKTGAVTGWIDLSTLPLATDRTGKEDVLNGIAYDAAQDKLYVTGKNYARLYEVRLDRR
- a CDS encoding cystathionine beta-synthase — its product is MATLLSPVDTLTDPHVRHRTPYASVLETIGWTPLIRLARFGRSTRTPLYGKAEFFNPGGSVKDRIGLPIVEAAERAGALRPGGTIVEGTSGNTGVGLAIAAAMRGYKCIFTMPDKMSQEKVRLLKAFGAEVIITPTAVPPDHPDNYVMMAKRIAKETPGAILAGQFDNQANPDAHYATTGPELWEQTGGRITHFVAAAGTGGTLSGVGRYLKERNPDIQIIAADPVGSILAALWRQGRDPRAPAGEPAPFKVEGIGQDKLPATLDLAVLDDYVTVSDRDAFAAARRLTREEGLFVGGSAGLIAHAALALARRLDDPNACVVTFLCDTGERYLSKLYNDEWMRENQLLEPDRVTLGALVAGKAQGDGTAPSTLVATAPGALVRQALGLMRLHDVSQLPVMDGDACVGSVTEQFLTTRSLESTRFLDATVGEVMDEPFPVVGAEEPADAVTKLLSKTTPALLVAEGGRVVGIVTRGDMLQFLMAR
- the ddlA gene encoding D-alanine--D-alanine ligase A, which gives rise to MNIAVVLGGYSAERDVSLASGLRIAGALRARGHTVTCVDPAAVDAEGVLSRAAEEALLAAGVGTAPPSLDALAALGEGARGRGERAGIPPALATWPAVQDADVLLLALHGGQGEDGTLQALLDLAGVPYTGSGHLGSALAMDKHRSKLVFRAAGVETADWRMAPLGADAAGRRAFAAEALGALGLPVIVKPSKQGSSVALTVVRDADALWPAVDLAARYDDEVMVERFVAGRELTVGVLGDRELPVIEILPSHEIYDYECKYTAGMTEERVADLPPAVASALQRQARLAFDALGLRGYARVDFRLDAAQLGHCLEVNTLPGMTELSLLPQGAAAAGLDFGALCEEIVRLAVTHAAGAAPAGGVPAAGTAAPARGF